From Salinirubrum litoreum, one genomic window encodes:
- a CDS encoding PKD domain-containing protein, protein MNSTTPSNRKALTLLLVTVVALSATVGFAGFAGAATTTDLTVSVTDDDNTIEPGETTTVEIAVASADGGVGAAELGVTSSDPGVAAITDVTVLNEPGSTDNDVAGGGGSADVKYAFADSPDTGSVTVLEVTLQAASAGTTDIEIVENAQTGNLVVFDENGAGYTLDSVGSATLTVNTQPVAVADADPETVTEGETVTLDASASNDPDQGDSLSYQWSQTGGPDVTLSDATAVQPTFTAPDVDSETTLEFALTVTDSFGETAIQSTSVTVQPPEAKETTVSLKPGEQTATVGAERTYDVVVDSAAGGVGAADIAVSVDDSSIATITDVTVLNGANSEDVTIADSTAEFEYFGADTAQTGPVTVATVTVEGAGEGTAGLSIGAADGNEDVLVFDEQGVPYEVTGTTGASLEVQPVQFVVDGTSAPAKAAVGSTTTVTATISSDGAVESTQTVDLQFDLDDDGTAETVDSQQVTVAANGQTQVTFEVDVPADAAFGERGYTVETASDSAGGTVEVTPPAVNDAQDLPGDPDGDGLYEDVNGDGNLNTGDAQSLFSNRDADAVTTNVDAFDFNGDGSVDVGDAQALFTELTGAA, encoded by the coding sequence ATGAACTCAACCACACCATCCAACCGGAAGGCGCTGACCCTGCTGCTGGTGACCGTGGTCGCCCTCTCGGCGACCGTCGGCTTCGCCGGCTTCGCCGGGGCAGCGACGACGACAGACCTGACAGTATCGGTCACCGACGACGACAACACGATCGAACCCGGTGAGACGACGACCGTCGAGATCGCAGTAGCGAGCGCCGACGGCGGCGTCGGTGCCGCCGAACTCGGGGTGACGAGTAGCGATCCGGGAGTCGCGGCGATCACCGACGTGACCGTCTTGAACGAACCCGGCAGCACGGACAACGACGTCGCTGGCGGCGGCGGGTCGGCGGACGTGAAGTACGCGTTCGCGGACAGCCCGGACACCGGGAGCGTCACCGTTCTCGAGGTGACACTCCAGGCCGCGTCGGCCGGGACGACGGATATCGAGATCGTCGAGAACGCCCAGACCGGCAACCTCGTCGTCTTCGACGAGAACGGTGCCGGCTACACGCTCGACAGTGTCGGGAGCGCGACGCTGACGGTGAACACCCAGCCGGTGGCGGTCGCGGACGCCGATCCCGAGACGGTCACCGAAGGCGAGACGGTGACGCTCGACGCCTCCGCGTCGAACGACCCGGACCAGGGCGACTCGCTGAGTTATCAGTGGAGTCAGACCGGCGGCCCGGACGTCACGCTGAGTGACGCCACGGCCGTCCAGCCGACGTTCACCGCGCCGGACGTGGACAGCGAGACGACGCTCGAGTTCGCGCTGACGGTCACCGACTCGTTCGGCGAGACGGCGATACAGTCGACCAGCGTCACGGTCCAGCCGCCCGAAGCGAAGGAGACGACGGTCAGTCTCAAGCCCGGCGAGCAGACCGCCACAGTCGGGGCCGAGCGGACATACGACGTCGTCGTCGACAGCGCGGCCGGCGGCGTCGGCGCCGCCGATATCGCCGTCTCTGTCGACGACAGTTCCATCGCGACGATCACCGACGTGACCGTCCTGAATGGGGCGAACTCGGAGGACGTCACGATCGCTGACTCGACTGCCGAGTTCGAGTACTTCGGTGCGGACACGGCTCAGACCGGGCCCGTCACCGTCGCGACCGTGACCGTCGAGGGTGCCGGCGAGGGCACCGCCGGCCTCTCTATCGGTGCGGCAGACGGCAACGAGGACGTGCTCGTCTTCGACGAGCAAGGTGTCCCCTACGAGGTGACCGGTACGACCGGCGCGAGCCTGGAGGTCCAGCCCGTGCAGTTCGTCGTGGACGGCACGAGCGCTCCGGCGAAGGCGGCCGTCGGGAGTACCACCACCGTCACGGCGACGATCAGCAGTGACGGGGCGGTCGAGAGCACCCAGACGGTCGACCTGCAGTTCGACCTCGACGACGACGGCACCGCCGAGACGGTCGACAGTCAGCAGGTGACCGTGGCCGCGAACGGCCAGACGCAGGTGACCTTCGAGGTCGACGTCCCGGCGGACGCCGCCTTCGGCGAGCGGGGGTACACGGTCGAGACCGCCTCCGACAGTGCCGGCGGTACCGTCGAGGTGACCCCGCCGGCGGTCAACGACGCGCAGGACCTGCCCGGCGACCCGGACGGTGACGGCCTCTACGAGGACGTCAACGGCGACGGGAACCTGAACACCGGCGACGCGCAGTCGCTGTTCAGCAACCGGGACGCCGACGCGGTCACGACGAACGTCGACGCGTTCGACTTCAACGGCGACGGGAGCGTCGACGTCGGCGACGCACAGGCACTGTTCACCGAACTCACAGGGGCCGCATAA
- a CDS encoding malectin domain-containing carbohydrate-binding protein translates to MQSGDTTVAPGETFTVEATVNAADDVNGPAIDVDLPSGWTVTSQESPDGVTYKPSETQWVSLGGSYTITYTVQVPSDAAGGDYTVAGEGSGIDSESTRVTDTDDLTITVEAQNTAPTADAGADQTVQAGDTVTLDATGSSDADGSIASYSWTQTGGTSVSLSDASAAQPTFTAPDLTSEETLTFEVQVTDDDGATATDSVSVTVQPTSTGAKSAEVAITPNSGLEASTYGGGSFQVTNTGDQNIESVTIDLSTTTLPDMVFDPDGTAGDQAAKGLTIDSQSGDGVGVVSTADGDVFSQPHNGQDGSDGYDVLTIEFTDFDPGETVAFSADNDPTSIKGATVSSQEAGPVSGLELARATVDVGYADGTTQTTQAIGDGSQGGAQAVADSDVPAAPSIGAEGVSLDGTALDGYHGAATVTEAAQTITVSGPANADVTLVRVEGELELSNVPDYDGTPGYEIEDFEANKAENVEYYSATLDSNGEATIPVTLTDSTDVGGLNYFVAAVEDGDGAGLSSNVVVLELDPDAGNSAPTVDSITDQGVTEGESLSVDVPASDADGDDLTYSASGPSFVMANADGTLTIAPGADAVGTYTVTVTADDGQATASEEFAVYVDEPDQDGEVVFAANAGGSSYTAADGTTYQAGADATALASGSTYSVSQSIANTEDDTLYQTERYGGSDGNVAPNLALDVEDGTYEVTLKFAEIYQGVSGSDSPDSTTPPVDGTNENDRLFTVTVEGEEVLTEYDIFSEVGPLTATDKTYTVEVTDGTLNVDFAAINDNAKLSAVKVEQIDTADDGPGVIGDFENAPTDPDGDGLYEDVNGDGDVNVGDAQAIFANADDPVVVNNVDAFDYNGDGDVNVGDAQALFANGVEAGDSDGTEA, encoded by the coding sequence GTTCACCGTCGAGGCGACGGTCAACGCCGCCGACGACGTCAACGGCCCGGCGATCGACGTCGACCTCCCGTCAGGGTGGACAGTGACGAGTCAGGAGAGCCCTGACGGTGTGACGTACAAACCATCCGAGACTCAGTGGGTCTCGCTGGGTGGGAGTTACACGATCACCTACACGGTCCAGGTGCCGAGTGACGCAGCCGGTGGCGACTACACCGTCGCCGGCGAGGGGTCGGGGATCGACAGCGAAAGCACGCGCGTCACCGACACCGACGACCTGACGATCACCGTCGAGGCACAGAACACTGCGCCGACGGCCGACGCCGGTGCCGATCAGACGGTGCAGGCCGGCGACACGGTGACGCTCGACGCCACCGGTTCGAGTGACGCCGACGGCTCGATCGCGAGTTACTCGTGGACGCAGACCGGCGGCACGTCGGTCAGTCTCTCGGACGCCTCGGCCGCACAGCCGACGTTCACCGCACCGGACCTGACGAGCGAGGAGACGCTCACCTTCGAGGTCCAGGTGACCGACGACGACGGCGCGACCGCGACCGACTCGGTCAGCGTGACCGTCCAGCCCACCTCGACCGGTGCGAAGAGCGCCGAGGTGGCGATCACTCCCAACAGCGGCCTCGAGGCGAGCACCTACGGTGGCGGGTCCTTCCAGGTGACGAACACCGGCGACCAGAACATCGAGTCGGTGACGATCGACCTGAGCACGACGACCCTGCCCGACATGGTGTTCGACCCAGACGGGACGGCCGGCGACCAGGCCGCGAAGGGTCTGACCATCGACAGCCAGTCTGGTGACGGCGTCGGCGTCGTCTCCACGGCCGACGGCGACGTGTTCAGCCAACCGCACAACGGGCAGGACGGCTCCGACGGCTACGACGTGCTCACGATCGAGTTCACCGACTTCGACCCCGGCGAGACGGTCGCCTTCTCGGCGGACAACGACCCGACGAGTATCAAGGGCGCGACGGTCTCGTCGCAGGAGGCCGGCCCGGTCTCCGGCCTCGAACTCGCGCGAGCGACGGTCGACGTCGGCTACGCCGACGGCACGACCCAGACGACGCAGGCGATCGGCGACGGGAGCCAGGGCGGTGCCCAGGCCGTCGCCGACAGTGACGTCCCGGCCGCGCCGAGCATCGGTGCGGAGGGCGTCTCGCTGGACGGGACCGCGCTCGACGGCTACCACGGCGCCGCGACGGTGACGGAGGCGGCCCAGACGATCACCGTCTCCGGGCCCGCGAACGCGGACGTGACGCTCGTGCGGGTCGAGGGCGAACTCGAACTGAGCAACGTCCCCGACTACGACGGGACGCCCGGCTACGAGATCGAGGACTTCGAGGCCAACAAGGCCGAGAACGTCGAGTACTACTCGGCGACGCTCGACTCGAACGGCGAGGCGACGATCCCGGTCACGCTGACCGACTCGACCGACGTCGGCGGTCTTAACTACTTCGTGGCCGCCGTGGAGGACGGCGACGGTGCGGGACTGTCGTCGAACGTGGTCGTCCTCGAACTCGATCCCGACGCGGGGAACAGTGCGCCGACGGTCGACAGCATCACCGATCAGGGCGTCACCGAGGGCGAGTCGCTCTCGGTCGACGTGCCCGCCTCTGACGCCGACGGCGACGACCTGACCTACTCGGCCTCCGGGCCGAGTTTCGTCATGGCCAACGCGGACGGCACGCTGACGATCGCGCCCGGTGCCGACGCCGTCGGGACCTACACCGTGACCGTCACCGCAGACGACGGCCAGGCCACCGCGAGCGAGGAGTTCGCGGTGTACGTCGACGAACCCGACCAGGACGGCGAGGTCGTGTTCGCGGCCAACGCCGGCGGCTCGTCGTACACTGCCGCCGACGGCACGACCTACCAGGCCGGTGCCGACGCGACCGCTCTCGCGAGCGGCTCCACGTACTCGGTCAGTCAGTCGATCGCGAACACCGAGGACGACACGCTGTACCAGACCGAACGGTACGGTGGCTCGGACGGGAACGTGGCGCCGAACCTCGCGCTCGACGTCGAGGACGGCACCTACGAGGTGACCCTCAAGTTCGCGGAGATCTACCAGGGGGTCTCCGGGAGCGACTCACCCGACTCCACGACGCCGCCGGTCGACGGGACGAACGAGAACGACCGGCTGTTCACCGTGACCGTCGAGGGCGAGGAGGTGCTCACGGAGTACGACATCTTCTCCGAGGTCGGCCCGCTGACGGCCACCGACAAGACCTACACGGTCGAGGTGACCGACGGCACGCTCAACGTCGACTTCGCGGCGATCAACGACAACGCGAAGCTCTCGGCCGTGAAGGTCGAGCAGATCGACACCGCCGACGACGGTCCCGGGGTCATCGGCGACTTCGAGAACGCCCCGACGGACCCGGACGGTGACGGCCTCTACGAGGACGTCAACGGCGACGGCGACGTCAACGTCGGCGACGCACAGGCGATCTTCGCCAACGCGGACGATCCGGTCGTCGTGAACAACGTCGACGCGTTCGACTACAACGGCGACGGTGACGTGAACGTCGGCGACGCACAGGCGCTGTTCGCCAACGGCGTCGAGGCTGGCGACAGCGACGGGACGGAGGCCTGA